A section of the Rhodospirillales bacterium genome encodes:
- a CDS encoding LysR family transcriptional regulator: MPRDPIADLSAFLSVARERSFTRAAARLSVSPSALSHTIRRLEERLGVRLLTRTTRSVSATEAGERLLRTVGPYLDQVGAELEGLSDLRDKPAGTVRITAGDHPAETILTPALAKLLPRYPDLRAEVVVSNGLVDIAAEGFDAGVRLGETLALDMVAVRIGPELRMAVVGSPDYLAARGTPSSPDELARHDCIGLRFPTHGGVAVWDLERDGRALNVRAEARMVVNDSRLQRAAALAGAGLAYVMEELVRSDLAAGSLVRVLDDWCPPFPGYHLYYPSRRQLSRAMAAVVDALRYRDDTS; the protein is encoded by the coding sequence ATGCCCCGCGACCCGATCGCCGACCTATCCGCTTTTCTTTCCGTCGCGCGCGAACGAAGCTTCACTCGCGCCGCCGCCCGGCTCAGCGTTTCGCCGTCGGCGCTCAGCCACACGATCCGCAGACTGGAAGAGCGGCTGGGCGTCCGCCTGCTCACGCGAACGACGCGCAGCGTGTCGGCCACCGAGGCGGGCGAGCGGCTGCTGCGAACGGTGGGGCCGTACCTCGACCAGGTCGGCGCGGAGCTGGAAGGGTTGAGCGATCTGCGCGACAAGCCTGCCGGCACCGTGCGGATCACCGCCGGAGACCACCCGGCCGAGACGATCCTGACCCCCGCCCTTGCCAAGCTCCTGCCGCGCTACCCCGACCTTCGCGCTGAGGTCGTGGTAAGCAACGGCCTGGTCGACATCGCGGCCGAGGGGTTCGACGCCGGCGTGCGCTTGGGCGAGACGCTGGCGCTGGACATGGTGGCGGTCCGCATCGGGCCGGAGCTGCGGATGGCGGTAGTAGGCTCGCCGGACTACCTCGCTGCGCGCGGTACGCCTTCCTCGCCCGACGAACTGGCCCGGCACGACTGCATCGGCCTGCGCTTCCCCACCCACGGCGGGGTGGCAGTGTGGGACCTGGAACGGGACGGCCGCGCCCTCAACGTCCGGGCGGAGGCGCGCATGGTGGTCAACGACTCGCGGCTCCAGCGCGCGGCGGCGCTAGCCGGCGCCGGGCTGGCGTACGTCATGGAGGAGCTGGTCCGGAGCGACCTCGCCGCCGGTTCGCTGGTCCGCGTGCTGGACGACTGGTGCCCGCCCTTCCCGGGCTACCACCTCTACTACCCCAGCCGCCGCCAGCTCTCGCGGGCGATGGCTGCAGTCGTCGACGCGCTACGTTACCGGGATGATACATCGTAA